In Aedes albopictus strain Foshan chromosome 3, AalbF5, whole genome shotgun sequence, the genomic window attttgccaccaacaccggtaacccagattagagtaaaggtgcctttactcagattagagtaactgcagttttgctcaatctgggtcgctttgacaccaatctgggtaactgagggttagcgtgtaggtacataaaaagtgtcttcagcaaacttactCAAAACTGATGGATCTacaggggccgtccattaattacgtaagggtttatagggggagggggggtttgaaaaatcttacgcgccatacaaaaatatttggcttctcatacaaaaaatcttacaagggggggggtgtcgaaaaatcgtaaaatttcccttacgtaataaatggacagcccctacaactttcccgaggaatgcatacagttattcttgcaaaaaccagatttaatccacctatggtgaacagaacccttcttacacttattaaaattattgttgtattgtttGTATTTTACATATTTATCTTGTGTAATCGATCAAaacttctagaaaatattgtggatttggcatctactggattggtttccaaaatagcatcataaaCCGACCAtgaactaaactaccagaaatgccagacacctcctagaatcctatatggaatgtttaaaaaatagcttacatattctggaatattgtatcttttgttaactgtcaaaagattttgaatcgattaacaaatgggtaagaaaatcagcgagatacactttgtctaatatctcttaatcagtagattaaattagctccgaagtacttggtattcataggtatggtgtagaaaggacaaaaattatatatctactaagttaatcagttttggcattagcttgttattttggctgtccggttcttttatttttcccacaatacataaattcaaagctttcatttaacatattgttagttttcatagaattcctgtgtatttgtaatttgttatttataattttgttgaaaacaataacatgctagtatacactttgtatgaggtcagcattatttattgaaaaataatttcccatagactgggcAAAAACTCATGcgaaataacaagtgaatataataatgaaaaatgaatttattgaaatactcttcgtaagatatcccagtaaccaaatgtcgaatcgaaatacaatttcagggccttttacaaggacattgtagctttcatttggttcttagagaacccaaatcagttgacagacggctgagatatttattatggtacccttggtcaaaaatctctcaaaaagttaacctgttttactcccaagtactctttgaaagatatctcggtaaccaaatgtccaatcctaatgaaattgtatagggttctactagaatattgtagctttcatttggggccaggagaaccgaaatcgattgacagacggctgagatatttattatgatacacttggtcgaaaatctcaaaaggtttagttgtataaatcctaagtactcttcgaaagatatctctgtaaccaaatgtccaatcgaaataaaatttctgggcgatctactaggaggctgtagctttcatttggtaccaagagaactcaaatcgattgacaaacggccgaaatatttattatgatacacttggtcaaaaatcttaaaaagtttagatgtatgactcataagtactcttcgagagatatctcggtaacgaaacgtccaatcgaaaaaaaaaattcaatagcgttctactaggatgtagtagctttcatttgcttccaagagaactcaaatcggttgacagacggctgagaaacgtgcgtgacttttttttgtaacgcacatacacacacacacatacacacacacacacatacacacacacacacatacagacatttgctcagttcgttgaGCTGAGTACataggtatatgagactcggccctccgggcctcggatcgaaagtcggtttttcgagcgatatttatacccttcttatggttgtaagaagggtaaaaaggtttggttaccaatttctttgaaaatatggaccacccaaattttcatgtatattgaaaagagggccttatttttaggaacaactttgtagaagaccatatcaatctagaaaatcatttgaaggcgctgaatgcatctttcctcgtaaatctgtttcgtggaccattgtgcaatggaatACATAGGTACCATTAAAATCGGTGCTGTTAATCCtaattaggcatattcacgtggaaACTAGTGCATTTAGCCGAAAAAAGTTGCATTTTGCTCAATTTTCATTTTGCTCAATTTTGAAGAccttcgcccccccccccccccccccaactacgtcacaagttggcgcgtatggaaatggtatgttagacatacgtaatgcctgaagttcataggcacaatatgtttgtttattttgtcaatgtgCAAGGTGAGTGCTATGATGCTTTCACGAATACAACTAATAGATCTGTACAAAGTTtttagatcaatcaattttcatttcATCTTCTGAAACCGCTATAGATCCCAAGGTTCAAGAATTCATGCCTACAACACGAAGTTCTTGTTTACACAAAGAAATAGTTCAACCccacatatacagggtgttaggttcctgagtgcaaactttttaaagggcgatagaggaccataaatggtgaaaaaaattgttctacgcatatggtcaaatctcaaccgttacgtagttattgaactcccaatgtttttgattattattgccttaactggctataactttaaaatggtcaaacttatcgctgtttttttactctaattcgaaagattattgaattttctatcaaatggcatctttcaatcgattggttaagttaaataactaagttttttagagcaaatagccttaaagttgtgtgttttaatttgtttttgtcaattatctttgaaaaatgcgtaataaattaaaattctttctttggcaaagttgtggcccctgttccactctacagttcgttctttgacatcaaacttctatctcttatcgttttctcgcaatttcgatttaaacgtcgcatttcagatcataaattggcaatcgtcatggtaagcacctttttgcgcactgtgccgcacatttaaatcaaaattgcaagaaaatgataagagtaagaagtttggcatcaaagaacaaattgtagagtggaacaggggccataactttgccaaagaaagaattttaatttattacgcatttttcatagataattgacaaaacacaattaaaacacgctatttttagctattttgctctagaaaacttagttatttaacttaaccaatcggttgaaagatgacatttgatagaaaattcaataatctttcgaataagggtaaaaaaacagcggtaagtttgaccattttaaagttatagccagttaaggaaataagagtcaaaaacatggggagttcaataactacgtaacggttgagatttgaccatatgcgtagaacaatttttttcaccatttatggtcctctatcaccctttaaaaagtttgcactcatgaacctaacaccctgtatgtagcAAGAATGATAATACACTGCAACAGAGCGAGAGAGACCAAACAGCAAATGCATAAACAAAAATGTAATTCGGCAGAACTATTTTAACAATTATTGGTTTCAATTCGCAATACACAATTCTAATTTGAAACCAATCCACTCATAAACAAAATTTGCTTGATATAACAATAAAAACAAATTCCACGGTAAATCCGCACGGAATACGCAGTTGTTTTACGTGCATTTAACTTATGTTTGTGTTGGGAACCACTGGGTTCGTGCGGTTCAATCCAATGCTTGATGTTAAAAGCTCACGGCTGCCAGACATCAAAAATTGGGCATAAATTACAGTGCGGCCCGCGAACCGGAATGTGTTAAATGTTCAAATAAAAGCTAAAATACTGCCAATAGTTATGAATTTTTTCGTTTGAATCTTTAAATGTAACATTATGCcatttgatgcattttttttttttttgtaatttattaaGTAAGTACGCTGCTAAATGCTaaaatctcgcgcttagtatcatacgggcgtatctacaatgattgatttctcttcatcgattttctctttggttaataacttagcCGGCAAATCactttcggttgtttttgttgttttagatgctaatCCTAGCCTTCCTTTACTGAAACACATCGAGagtcatccgaatattggtcgtatttcccggaataatccgaagagagaatcgatgaagagaaatcgatcattgtagatacgcccgtatgatactaagcgcgagaaatattccatttgattattttttttgtagTCGCACCACCAACTGAAAACGTCATAAACATGCGAAAAAGGCTGGGTAGCCCAGGTATAAACCCCCACTAAGTTATCAAAAGGATGTCTTGTCtggcaataaataaaaaaaaaaaaaaaagcgctaGGGTTGAGAAGCAGCCTTCGCCTGTGTTGAACCACTATGCCGGAAAACACATTGTAAACAAACCCGGCGAActttcaaaacaagtttgaacCGCTACACCAGTTCATTTAGCCAAAAATCTCCTAAACGGCAGGATAAAGATCTCCGCCAGAAATCGTCCTGATCCGATTCTCCAAACATGGTAAACAATCACATAATACACTCGAACCTTCCAATGGGCACTTCCCGGCTAAGGGATCGATCCTTTCCACCACTCCACCGCCATATAACAGGGACCATAATTTCTCTCCGATGCAAAACACGAACGCAGAAACATTCCGGATTCCGGCAGTTGTTAACTTTCACAGAAGCTTGTATTTTCCTCCACTTGTTTACAGACACATACTTTCCGTAaatttaaaacgttatttttaaattagcattaaatCTGCACTCTCATAGAGAACCCGAAAGTTCgaccagcggattccagcggttTTCTTCGACTTTTTATTCCTCCTTACGATCGTGGACGTTCCTTCTTCTCCTTGTACAGGGCCAGCAGCGAAACGTTGGCCACCTTGACCACCTTGAAGCGGACTCCGGGAATGTCACCGACGGCGTGACCCTTACGACCGAAACCGGCCACCAGGACCTCGTCGTTTTCTTCGATGTAGTTCAGGCAACCATCCCGGGGCACGAAGGCGGTGATCTTCTTGCCGTTCTTGATGAGCTGCACTCGGACGCACTTACGGATGGCGGAGTTGGGCTGCTTGGCTTCGACGCCGACCTTTTCCAGCACGATTCCCTTGGCGTGGGAGGCTCCGGCAAACGGGTTGGACTTCCAGCGGGTGCCCAAGTGAGCCTTTTTGTAGTCCTTATCGGCCCATCGCTGGTCCCGGCGATGACGGATATGCTTCCGAGCGGTACGGATTCCACGTGGTTTACCCATTCTGTATAATGGCGTCTGAACCGAACGAACACTTGAATGGAAAAGAGCTCGGCCGGCGGTGACAGGCACTGTCAACCCCGAAAAAATGCAAAATGCATCCCAGGAGTGCCAACCGCAGTGACAGCTGTCACTTTGACGTTTTGGTGACAGCTGAATGCAGTGCGTTCAAACCATTGTTTGAATGCACTTTATATTAATCCCGCCATACACGCTAAAAATAAGTTACTGGAGATCACAAAATCCtttaaatttgggttatttttacgCAATGACTCACTGTCTTTTCTCAGCACGCCATTGACAtgcctatccacttatccgcgagcggtaatggcggcggcgggcacaattaaccgattcgaattttgacgtttcttggggatcacaatcggttggcgccactaaacggtgagtgaaggggtgaggaggagaatgaaactgttttgactttcccccatgaaacgtcaaaacctaaaccggttggatatgcccgccgccgccattaccgctcgcggatgagTGGATACTTATAGCATGGAGTGACAGTAGAGACATTaggggcccaatttcgtttgatcagcacattttggggccgttttaacaaaagagatgttgacaacaatgcctgtcagtgggttgTTTCTCAGTCAACCACACAGCaaaaaatcgacaatgatttttcataagggcctaactgacttgatcgatttctctttgtCGACTCTCTCATTCGctaataaacttgatcaaaacaaacaaaaccattattctttttgttcctatagcaacatgtagtcgtcttcttcgcatttcaaccaaaaaatctttggaaaactcaatacacattctgtgataacacaaagagaggatcgatgaagagaaatcgaaaatgcgaGACATAATATTGCATCGTAAACTAATGCGATATGACATCGACTTTGTGTAATCGTACACAACGTTGTCACAACCAGTTGGTTGCAGCTGTTTCTGTGGAATATTCACATTTGCTCGATGTGAATATTACACAAACATATTATGCctatcaagaaaaatcagaatatggcgattatcggcctctggcttctgatattagcgcgacagtcactaatcataacagcgtcaccagatttaaaagtatacacactaagaataaatcgcagaattctgtgaaatttcaccgaaatctcaacagcagatttttcggtgaactgttcggtgattttttgTTTCACCGAACGATCTGTAAAGATTGAAAATGCTCATTTGTCAAATTCACCGaacgtttcggtgattttttttcacagattttcTGTGGattaaatctagaccaacatgtgaaaagggcggatatccaaaatgttagaatcgagaaaaacgcttacaaagtttcacaatctaaaaccacagagaacagacatccaagtccagttccgaagctgtgtaaggaatttaacggccatttgaaatcggcaacacaagtggcaatagcgtggcgctgcaatcggttaatttcccatactaattcaattaaccacttgaaatgtttcaattcaccactgactgtggcaatatggtgtttggccgcgttagtgttgtcatcgtgtattggtttgcaaccttactcaagtaaagattcaaatccttacacaactttccgaatgaaatttgttctagcctggatgtctgttctctgtgctaaaactaattcctatttaacactttgtgcgtgtgtactcaatctttttcgttgttttagaagaaaacactatcctct contains:
- the LOC109428069 gene encoding small ribosomal subunit protein uS12 codes for the protein MGKPRGIRTARKHIRHRRDQRWADKDYKKAHLGTRWKSNPFAGASHAKGIVLEKVGVEAKQPNSAIRKCVRVQLIKNGKKITAFVPRDGCLNYIEENDEVLVAGFGRKGHAVGDIPGVRFKVVKVANVSLLALYKEKKERPRS